In a single window of the Bacteroidota bacterium genome:
- a CDS encoding class I SAM-dependent methyltransferase encodes MDLSKIEKLYSGNIEKFGIDSRSVGWKDAGSQSLRFQKLMNVVSEKNVPFTINELGCGYGELYKFLLAENFSVNKFSGYDISDEMLKSARNYLGEDEKVKLIKGPQLEQEADYSTTSGIFNVMFDARKEDWEDYIKETLLNMNRFSTKGFSFNLLTSYVDFKAADLYYADPAIFFDFCKRECSKQVALLHDYPLYEWTIIVRK; translated from the coding sequence ATGGATCTTTCGAAAATTGAAAAATTATATTCCGGCAATATCGAAAAGTTCGGCATCGATTCGCGCAGTGTAGGATGGAAAGATGCCGGATCGCAATCGTTGAGATTTCAGAAACTGATGAACGTGGTCAGTGAAAAAAATGTTCCGTTCACGATCAATGAACTCGGTTGCGGTTATGGCGAACTTTACAAATTCCTTCTCGCAGAAAATTTCAGCGTAAATAAATTCTCCGGATACGACATCAGCGATGAAATGCTGAAGAGTGCGCGCAATTATCTTGGTGAAGATGAAAAAGTGAAACTGATCAAAGGGCCGCAATTAGAGCAGGAAGCAGATTACAGCACCACTTCCGGAATTTTCAATGTCATGTTTGACGCACGGAAAGAAGACTGGGAAGATTACATCAAAGAAACATTGCTCAACATGAATCGGTTTTCGACGAAAGGATTTTCTTTCAACCTGCTTACAAGTTATGTCGATTTCAAAGCAGCCGATCTTTATTACGCCGATCCGGCGATCTTTTTTGATTTCTGTAAACGTGAATGTTCGAAACAGGTTGCTTTGTTGCACGATTATCCGCTCTATGAATGGACCATCATTGTCAGAAAATAA
- the asnB gene encoding asparagine synthase (glutamine-hydrolyzing), with amino-acid sequence MCGITAIFNLNGEPASQEIVNKMTRAIAHRGPDNEGFFLHDNFAMGHRRLSILDVSEKGAQPMHSQNGEWVIGFNGCIYNYKEIRNELFALGHQFRSESDTEVISEGLAEWGEEVFRKFNGMFAVVAWNKKTKTLFLSRDRFGIKPLYYWFNGKTILVASEIKSFLAHPGFSVQLNHHALNEYFTFQNLFTFRTLFDGVVMLPPANTVRISGDETSFIKHNSWWDYDFSNPDEKISFEDATEETKRLMKIAVERQMISDVPVGSYLSGGMDSASITAIASKHVPRMTTFTAGFDMSEVTGVEANYDERRDAELTANFYKTEHYEQVINAGDLAWSLPRVVWHLEDLRVGMSYPNYYISRLASKFVKVCLQGTGGDELYGGYPWRYYRVSKSLDQSSFFSNYYSYWQRLVSDESKSELFHAGVVSKMDLNEPRQIFERVFTFNKKLRYSRPEEHIANSLYFEIKTFLPGLLLVGDKLSMANGLEERFPFLDNDLVEFAQRVPVKHKLGNFEQMKRVDENVTHKNAYTEFNDGKNVLRKAMLEFLPESVINRKKQGFSAPDESWYRGENARYVQELLLDKKARYAEFIDPKFVAKIVDEHLHKKMNHRLLIWSLMNFEWWCRIFIHNEKFQ; translated from the coding sequence ATGTGCGGAATCACAGCAATATTCAATCTTAACGGTGAACCGGCCTCGCAGGAGATCGTAAATAAAATGACGCGGGCTATTGCTCACCGTGGGCCCGACAATGAAGGATTTTTTCTGCACGATAATTTTGCAATGGGACATCGCCGCTTATCGATCCTCGATGTTTCTGAGAAGGGGGCACAACCCATGCATTCGCAAAATGGAGAATGGGTGATCGGTTTCAATGGTTGCATTTACAATTACAAAGAGATCCGGAATGAGTTGTTCGCACTCGGGCATCAGTTCAGATCGGAATCGGACACCGAAGTCATCAGCGAAGGCCTTGCAGAATGGGGCGAAGAAGTTTTCAGGAAATTCAACGGCATGTTTGCTGTTGTAGCATGGAATAAAAAAACCAAAACACTTTTTCTAAGCCGCGACCGTTTCGGAATAAAACCGCTGTACTATTGGTTTAACGGGAAGACTATTCTTGTTGCTTCCGAAATAAAATCTTTTCTTGCTCATCCGGGTTTCAGTGTTCAACTCAATCATCACGCGCTGAACGAATATTTCACATTTCAGAATCTTTTTACATTCCGCACTTTGTTCGATGGTGTAGTGATGCTTCCTCCTGCGAATACCGTGCGCATCAGTGGCGATGAAACTTCATTCATCAAACATAATTCGTGGTGGGATTATGATTTTTCCAATCCGGATGAAAAAATTTCTTTTGAAGATGCAACAGAAGAAACAAAACGCCTGATGAAAATTGCAGTGGAACGCCAGATGATTTCCGATGTTCCGGTTGGAAGTTATTTGTCAGGAGGAATGGATTCCGCTTCCATTACGGCGATTGCAAGCAAGCACGTTCCGCGAATGACAACTTTCACTGCAGGATTCGATATGTCTGAAGTTACCGGCGTGGAAGCAAATTATGATGAACGCCGCGATGCAGAACTTACTGCGAATTTTTACAAGACAGAACATTACGAGCAGGTGATCAATGCCGGCGATCTTGCGTGGTCGCTTCCGCGTGTGGTGTGGCATCTCGAAGACCTGCGCGTTGGAATGAGTTATCCGAATTATTACATCAGCCGCCTCGCGTCAAAATTTGTGAAAGTCTGTTTGCAGGGAACCGGTGGCGACGAATTGTATGGTGGTTATCCGTGGAGATATTACCGTGTTTCAAAATCGCTCGACCAGTCTTCTTTTTTTTCAAATTATTATTCCTACTGGCAACGGCTCGTTTCCGACGAATCAAAATCAGAACTTTTTCATGCGGGCGTGGTTTCAAAAATGGATTTGAATGAACCACGGCAGATCTTTGAACGTGTTTTCACTTTCAATAAAAAACTCCGCTATTCACGCCCGGAAGAACATATTGCCAACAGTCTTTATTTCGAAATAAAAACTTTTCTTCCCGGATTGCTTCTTGTCGGTGACAAACTTTCGATGGCGAACGGGCTCGAAGAACGATTTCCGTTTCTCGATAATGATCTCGTGGAATTTGCACAGCGTGTTCCGGTGAAACACAAACTCGGGAATTTCGAGCAGATGAAACGCGTCGATGAAAATGTAACGCATAAAAATGCCTACACGGAATTCAACGATGGAAAAAATGTGCTGCGCAAAGCGATGCTTGAATTTCTTCCGGAATCGGTCATCAACAGGAAGAAACAGGGATTTTCCGCTCCCGATGAATCGTGGTACAGGGGAGAGAACGCGCGCTATGTGCAGGAATTGCTGCTCGATAAAAAAGCGAGATACGCCGAATTCATCGATCCTAAATTTGTTGCGAAGATCGTGGATGAACACCTCCATAAAAAAATGAATCACCGCCTCCTCATCTGGTCGCTGATGAATTTCGAATGGTGGTGCAGGATATTTATCCATAATGAAAAATTTCAATGA
- a CDS encoding acetyltransferase yields MSSLQNKTKKAVIFGTSGQAEVMDHLIMNDSGYDVVAFTSTDDFIKTNSIYGRPLVAFEDIEKKYSPSEFEMHIAIGYNTQNKTRERFYHEAKAKGYKLLTYISSKCTNYARSIGDNCFIFEDNTIQPFVEIGNNCILWSGNHIGHHSVVEENVFISSHVVISGHCRIGHHSFLGVNSTLRDGIKIAPFTTLGAGCLIVKDTEEGQTYIGTKASLYIKKD; encoded by the coding sequence ATGTCTTCCCTGCAGAATAAAACAAAAAAAGCGGTCATCTTCGGAACATCCGGCCAAGCCGAAGTGATGGACCATCTCATCATGAACGATAGCGGCTACGATGTGGTTGCTTTTACTTCCACCGACGATTTTATCAAAACAAATTCGATCTACGGCCGTCCGCTTGTTGCATTCGAAGATATCGAAAAAAAATATTCTCCTTCAGAATTTGAAATGCATATTGCTATCGGCTACAACACGCAGAATAAAACACGGGAAAGATTTTATCACGAAGCAAAAGCAAAAGGATACAAACTGCTGACGTACATAAGTTCAAAATGCACGAACTATGCGCGCAGCATCGGTGACAACTGTTTTATTTTCGAGGACAATACCATTCAGCCATTCGTGGAGATCGGCAACAACTGCATTCTCTGGAGCGGAAATCACATTGGCCATCATTCGGTGGTGGAGGAAAATGTTTTTATTTCTTCTCACGTTGTCATTTCCGGCCATTGCCGCATTGGCCATCATTCTTTTCTCGGCGTGAATTCCACTTTGCGCGATGGAATAAAGATCGCGCCATTCACAACACTCGGCGCCGGTTGCCTGATCGTGAAAGACACGGAAGAAGGACAAACCTACATTGGCACAAAAGCTTCACTCTATATTAAAAAAGACTGA
- a CDS encoding peptidoglycan bridge formation glycyltransferase FemA/FemB family protein: MNGNGALKPEEAEQLNSFLLGSGNNLLYSSPCYLSLLQNYLSPVRMEVLRHFSNGKLAGYFPFVIRLNEKYGNVCNSLPYYGSNGGIITHSQLSVEEKNEVRASLLSLAEKKMKEYDCVSSTIITNPLDADTGNWIRDHFKHDLVDERIGQLTPLPLKGDEAEERLLKLFEDPRPRNIRRAQKENITVRFSNDPADLDFLFEVHQQNITAIGGIAKEKRFFDLIPSHFSEKDFRIYVAELNGEKIAALLLFYFNETVEYFTPAVVEAFRQLQPSALLIYRAMLDAMNENFHWWNWGGTWLSQGGVYDFKKKWGTKDHPYFYYTRISDENILKHSKEELIREYPFFFVAPFGQLKPVV, translated from the coding sequence ATGAACGGGAATGGAGCTTTGAAACCAGAAGAAGCGGAACAACTGAATTCTTTTTTACTCGGTTCAGGAAATAATTTACTTTATTCTTCTCCGTGTTATTTGTCCTTGTTGCAAAATTATCTTTCCCCTGTGCGAATGGAAGTGTTGCGTCATTTCTCCAATGGGAAACTCGCCGGTTATTTTCCGTTTGTCATTCGCCTCAATGAAAAATACGGCAATGTCTGCAACAGTCTTCCTTATTACGGAAGTAACGGTGGCATCATCACGCATTCTCAATTGAGTGTAGAAGAAAAAAATGAAGTCCGCGCTTCTCTTCTTTCATTGGCAGAAAAAAAAATGAAAGAATATGATTGCGTCTCTTCCACGATCATTACCAATCCGCTCGATGCAGATACCGGAAACTGGATCCGCGATCATTTCAAACACGATCTCGTGGATGAACGCATTGGCCAGTTGACTCCGTTGCCATTGAAAGGCGATGAAGCAGAAGAACGACTCTTGAAATTATTCGAAGATCCCCGCCCGCGCAACATCAGGCGCGCGCAAAAAGAAAATATCACCGTTCGTTTCTCCAATGATCCTGCCGATCTTGATTTTCTTTTTGAAGTGCATCAGCAGAATATCACCGCGATCGGCGGTATCGCAAAAGAAAAACGTTTCTTCGACCTTATTCCATCACATTTTTCAGAAAAAGATTTCAGGATCTATGTCGCCGAACTCAACGGGGAAAAAATTGCCGCATTGTTACTTTTTTATTTCAACGAAACGGTGGAATATTTCACTCCCGCAGTTGTTGAAGCATTCCGGCAATTACAACCTTCCGCTTTACTTATTTACAGGGCGATGCTGGATGCAATGAATGAAAACTTTCATTGGTGGAATTGGGGCGGAACCTGGCTTTCACAGGGAGGTGTTTACGATTTTAAAAAGAAATGGGGAACAAAAGACCATCCGTATTTTTATTACACCCGTATTTCCGATGAGAATATTCTGAAACATTCCAAAGAAGAATTGATCCGCGAATATCCGTTCTTTTTCGTGGCGCCGTTCGGTCAACTGAAACCTGTTGTGTAA